One stretch of Planococcus sp. PAMC 21323 DNA includes these proteins:
- a CDS encoding carboxypeptidase M32: MSLEKRFREHFNKVKGYEEAIALLFWDLRTGAPKKGVELRSETIGTLSAEVFRLSTSDEFGELLTSLEVEQLENPIIRRSVEEARKNYDLSKKIPAEEYKEFVILKSKAESIWETAKAKSDFSLFLPYLEDLVDTTKKMVSYWGEKNGSIYNTLLDQYEPGMTTEILDEVFGKLRERIVPLVQKIAESPNKPETAFLYDHFPKQAQQDFSREMLDQLGYNFEAGRLDETVHPFMISINRQDIRVTTKYDENDFRTAVFGTIHEGGHAMYEQNLGEDLAGLPIETGASMGIHESQSLFCENFIGRNEHFWQKNFELLKDYAPDQFASVELVDYLRAINESKPSLIRIEADELSYALHIMVRYELEKGLFNGDLKVSDLPQLWNDKYQEYLGVRPSNDAEGVLQDVHWAGASFGYFPSYALGYMYAAQFKNAMLKELPNYDELLAERNVAPIREWLTENIHQYGAFKKPLDILQDVTGEGLNPDYLASYLEEKYTKIYQLKQ; encoded by the coding sequence TTGTCACTTGAAAAACGTTTTAGAGAACACTTTAATAAAGTTAAGGGGTACGAAGAGGCAATTGCCTTATTATTTTGGGATTTACGTACAGGAGCACCCAAAAAAGGCGTAGAACTTCGCTCAGAAACAATCGGTACATTATCTGCAGAAGTTTTTCGTTTATCGACGTCAGATGAATTTGGCGAATTGCTTACTTCTTTAGAAGTAGAGCAATTAGAAAATCCAATTATTCGTCGATCAGTGGAAGAAGCGCGAAAAAACTATGATTTGAGCAAGAAAATTCCTGCTGAAGAATACAAGGAATTTGTTATACTAAAATCTAAAGCTGAATCTATATGGGAAACGGCCAAGGCGAAATCCGATTTTTCATTATTCCTTCCTTACTTAGAGGATTTAGTTGACACTACGAAAAAAATGGTCAGCTATTGGGGTGAGAAAAACGGCAGTATCTACAATACACTGCTCGATCAATACGAACCTGGCATGACTACTGAAATTTTGGATGAAGTTTTTGGCAAGCTGCGCGAACGAATTGTGCCATTGGTACAAAAAATCGCAGAGTCACCAAACAAACCAGAGACGGCATTTTTATACGACCATTTTCCAAAACAAGCGCAGCAAGATTTTAGCCGCGAAATGTTAGACCAACTTGGCTATAACTTTGAAGCGGGTAGACTAGACGAGACAGTTCATCCGTTTATGATATCCATTAACCGTCAAGACATCCGTGTAACAACTAAGTATGATGAAAATGATTTCCGAACAGCGGTATTTGGCACAATTCACGAAGGCGGACATGCAATGTACGAGCAAAACCTCGGAGAAGACTTAGCGGGTTTGCCGATAGAAACAGGTGCATCGATGGGCATTCATGAATCACAATCGTTGTTTTGTGAAAATTTCATCGGACGCAATGAACATTTCTGGCAGAAAAACTTTGAGTTATTGAAAGACTATGCGCCCGATCAATTTGCTTCTGTTGAATTAGTGGATTACTTACGTGCAATTAACGAATCGAAACCATCCTTAATTCGCATCGAAGCAGACGAGTTGTCGTATGCGTTGCATATTATGGTGCGTTACGAACTTGAAAAGGGTTTATTTAATGGAGACCTGAAAGTTAGTGATTTACCACAATTGTGGAACGATAAATACCAAGAGTATTTAGGTGTACGCCCGTCAAACGATGCAGAAGGTGTCTTACAAGACGTTCACTGGGCAGGCGCAAGCTTTGGTTATTTCCCATCTTACGCACTCGGTTACATGTATGCAGCGCAGTTCAAAAACGCGATGTTAAAAGAATTACCGAATTACGATGAATTATTGGCAGAGCGCAACGTTGCACCGATTCGTGAATGGTTAACAGAAAATATTCATCAATATGGTGCATTTAAAAAGCCTTTAGATATTTTACAGGATGTTACGGGCGAAGGCTTAAACCCAGATTATTTAGCAAGCTATTTAGAAGAAAAATATACAAAGATTTACCAACTAAAACAGTAA
- a CDS encoding THUMP domain-containing class I SAM-dependent RNA methyltransferase: MTTFKLLATAAMGLESIVANEVKELGYETETENGKVFFEGNERDIAKANLWLRTADRVKIIAGEFNAYTFDELFERTKEIEWEKFLPVDAEFPVQGKSVKSTLHSVPNCQSIVKKAIVERLKKAYQRNSFLDETGPRFKIEVSILKDKVQLSIDTSGAGLHKRGYRLDQGEAPLKETLAAALVKLSRWTPDRPFVDPFCGSGTLAIEAAMIGQNLAPGYNRDFDSEEWPWMGQKLWDEVREEAEELANYDQPLNILGTDIDHRMLTVAEENAREAGFADLIRFEQRQVRDFVATEENGVVVGNPPYGERIGEIEVIEEMIGDMGRVFAKHPTWSVYMLSSMGRFETLYGQPATKKRKLFNGFIRTDLFQFWGERSKK; encoded by the coding sequence ATGACAACATTTAAATTGCTCGCAACAGCCGCAATGGGACTTGAGTCGATTGTCGCTAACGAAGTAAAAGAATTAGGGTATGAAACAGAAACAGAAAACGGCAAAGTATTTTTTGAAGGAAACGAGAGAGATATAGCCAAAGCCAACTTATGGCTACGTACTGCTGACCGTGTAAAAATCATCGCGGGTGAATTTAATGCGTATACTTTTGACGAATTGTTTGAACGTACAAAAGAAATCGAATGGGAAAAATTCCTTCCAGTAGATGCTGAGTTTCCGGTTCAAGGGAAATCGGTTAAATCGACCTTACACAGTGTGCCAAACTGTCAATCTATTGTAAAAAAAGCTATTGTTGAACGCTTGAAAAAAGCCTATCAACGCAATTCATTTTTAGATGAAACTGGACCACGCTTTAAAATTGAAGTTTCTATTTTAAAAGACAAAGTTCAATTATCAATCGACACAAGCGGAGCAGGATTACATAAACGCGGCTATCGTTTGGACCAAGGTGAAGCACCATTAAAAGAAACACTTGCTGCGGCACTTGTAAAATTATCTAGATGGACGCCAGACCGTCCGTTCGTAGATCCTTTCTGTGGATCAGGAACTCTCGCGATTGAAGCTGCGATGATCGGTCAAAATTTAGCACCCGGCTATAACCGTGATTTTGATAGCGAAGAATGGCCTTGGATGGGACAAAAACTATGGGATGAAGTTCGCGAAGAAGCGGAAGAATTAGCGAATTATGATCAGCCACTGAATATTTTAGGTACAGACATTGACCACCGTATGTTGACAGTCGCAGAAGAAAATGCGCGTGAAGCCGGCTTTGCGGACTTGATCCGCTTTGAACAGCGTCAAGTAAGGGATTTTGTGGCAACTGAAGAAAATGGCGTTGTTGTAGGTAACCCACCATACGGAGAACGTATTGGGGAGATTGAAGTCATCGAAGAAATGATTGGTGACATGGGGCGTGTATTTGCTAAACACCCAACATGGTCGGTTTATATGTTGTCGTCAATGGGGCGTTTTGAAACACTTTACGGTCAACCAGCTACTAAAAAACGCAAACTATTTAACGGATTTATCCGTACGGATCTTTTCCAATTCTGGGGAGAACGTTCTAAAAAATAA
- a CDS encoding ribonuclease H-like domain-containing protein: MSFESKLLQMKGMLKNKPTPKKQPKRAERPLHEEKWKDIGLELIENKFGYVFQKKITYPFTTRHGSVMLSELDPVLKAWEKTDFDHPFKLKEQDPLLFFDTETTGLSGTGAYIFLIGILVKKSDHFEMMQYIMPDPSHEAAFLYETGLWKSDDPIIFSYNGKSFDWPQLTSRWTMHRQDLPKLPVPRQIDLFHGTKRIWKNELARMKLSTIEEEKLGFVRQGDVPGYLIPAIYLDAVKSGFPEGLAKVLYHNELDILSLVSLYVLSSNLLMEDMESETSGAYTNIGKWYADLKQFDQSAAYLEHVTNDRGASSALARYLLAIQKKRAGHHEEAVRLFKEAAPHLRGSIEVEAWIHAAKLYEHQLRDLNQAAIMAGFAKEASEHTNVRLSLVADIDKRQVRLEAKKRKKHLQVHED; encoded by the coding sequence ATGTCATTTGAAAGCAAACTTCTCCAAATGAAAGGCATGTTAAAAAACAAACCCACCCCCAAAAAACAACCAAAACGAGCCGAACGTCCACTCCATGAAGAAAAATGGAAGGATATTGGACTAGAACTTATTGAAAATAAATTTGGTTATGTGTTTCAAAAGAAAATTACGTATCCGTTTACCACGCGTCATGGTTCAGTTATGTTAAGTGAACTAGATCCGGTTTTAAAAGCTTGGGAAAAAACCGATTTTGATCATCCATTCAAACTAAAAGAACAAGATCCACTTTTGTTTTTCGACACGGAAACGACGGGTCTTAGCGGAACCGGCGCGTATATTTTTTTAATTGGAATTTTAGTGAAAAAGAGCGATCATTTTGAAATGATGCAATATATTATGCCTGATCCTTCTCATGAAGCGGCATTTCTGTATGAAACGGGTTTATGGAAATCGGATGACCCAATTATTTTTTCTTATAACGGGAAAAGTTTTGATTGGCCACAACTAACTTCAAGGTGGACGATGCACCGACAAGATTTGCCGAAATTACCAGTACCACGTCAAATCGATTTGTTTCATGGGACAAAACGTATTTGGAAAAATGAATTGGCGCGGATGAAACTGAGTACCATTGAAGAAGAAAAACTTGGATTTGTACGTCAAGGAGATGTACCGGGGTATTTAATCCCGGCCATTTACTTAGATGCAGTAAAAAGTGGATTTCCAGAAGGACTTGCAAAAGTTCTTTATCACAATGAACTAGATATCCTATCACTTGTTTCATTATATGTGCTGTCATCTAATTTGTTGATGGAAGATATGGAGTCTGAAACAAGTGGGGCTTATACAAATATTGGGAAATGGTATGCAGATTTAAAACAGTTTGACCAAAGTGCAGCCTACCTTGAGCATGTAACAAATGATCGAGGTGCTTCATCTGCCTTGGCACGTTACTTATTAGCTATTCAGAAAAAACGAGCTGGTCACCATGAAGAAGCCGTCCGGTTATTTAAAGAAGCAGCTCCTCATTTGCGAGGGAGCATTGAAGTAGAAGCATGGATTCATGCTGCAAAACTTTACGAGCATCAATTACGTGATTTAAACCAAGCGGCTATCATGGCTGGATTTGCAAAAGAAGCTAGCGAACATACAAACGTACGCCTGTCGCTGGTGGCAGATATTGACAAAAGACAAGTGCGTTTGGAAGCGAAAAAGCGAAAAAAACACTTACAAGTTCACGAAGACTAG
- a CDS encoding dynamin family protein, which yields MTVVDHKKELLETAHLYKIFKDNEDVEREAKAHLFAKKILKNNFIIGFAGHFSSGKSSMINALTGETLLPSSPIPTSANIVNVQKADNDFAIVNMRNEKPVYFPENYDFNAVKEFCKNGDVTQIDIGHQGSVLPKGITVMDTPGVDSTDDAHRMSTESALHVADMVFYVMDYNHVQSELNFNFTKELQKYTELYLIVNQIDKHQTSEMSFEDFQQSVHDSFAAWGVVPKGIFFTSLKDFEFPGNDFDQVKDLVSSTMKDWKGHMGSASESALSQLRDEHIKFLEDEKQECLQAFSNVLEPEEWEMREDLKKENALVSRRMSVQDFENWQTKFEKSRKELLENSNIMPYELRNALTSYLESVQPNFKVGLLFSGKKTEEERQRRQQEVDERLQTTVSSQITNHLKKLMKSSLKDAGILTDDESLSIDDMTFNVPFSVVEEQIPTGASVTGDAVLNFATSISTGVQRWFIRETDSWKKQQEEKFEGLTDDANTEIDMKAQALSQKMLAIQTLEEMESKIDKVKKSYTAMLPKQKTAAEEKVEQWLNEFEVSIEEMTEFDPAMLEKDDQLHEKQEQQTHSMEVASFDEVAVLERANRTADVITPIKGFAETAAYLKRKAGRLEGQEFTIALFGAFSAGKSSFSNALMGETVLPVSPNPTTATINRIRPISEQHPHETADVRLKTRTQMTEDVQNSFQALGVQVTSLEDAFDKSSKLPEDTPTEQQVHKSFITAFNKGYPNFKDRLGETIRTNREEFGLYVAKEEKSCFVDEIDFYYDCELTRNGVTLVDTPGADSINARHTNVAFEYIRNADAILFITYYNHAFARADREFLIQLGRVKDAFEMDKMFFVVNAIDLANDEEEKNSVVTYVKDELQRFGIRFPRLFGVSSLLALRDPEHSGMPQFEEAFQHFLKEELKGMAVQSLAEEEQKAVDRFSSLIEHTEKNLLRKDERLDELKLLEQQLRKLFGASIAKLLEREALQELDELLYYVNQRVFYRFNDFFKEAFNPSVFSNKSAQQALDTALHDLNEMTGFDFQQELRVTNFRLAQFIEKKLDSRFKEDTSKLKEQNSDFSFTPYEVQEAGTVEISKPFVNADYSSVKSYYKNNKSFFEKNEKEKMRDALQELMEPDALRYLEHEKKELSNWATFWIEQEAEGLRQHILRQAVDQIDSERTLLQQSEKLAQWKELYSNLMNGRV from the coding sequence ATGACAGTTGTTGATCATAAAAAAGAATTACTTGAAACGGCACATCTCTACAAGATCTTTAAAGATAATGAGGATGTAGAGCGTGAAGCGAAAGCTCATTTATTTGCTAAAAAAATCTTGAAAAATAATTTTATTATTGGTTTTGCCGGACATTTTTCTTCCGGTAAGTCCTCTATGATCAACGCCTTGACGGGTGAGACCTTATTGCCATCGAGTCCGATTCCAACGAGTGCGAATATCGTAAATGTCCAAAAAGCCGATAACGATTTTGCTATCGTTAATATGCGCAATGAAAAACCGGTTTACTTTCCTGAGAATTACGATTTTAACGCGGTTAAAGAATTTTGTAAAAATGGTGATGTGACGCAAATTGATATTGGACACCAAGGATCGGTTTTGCCAAAAGGCATAACGGTCATGGATACACCGGGAGTCGATTCTACAGATGATGCGCATCGCATGTCGACAGAGTCAGCTTTGCATGTAGCCGATATGGTGTTTTATGTCATGGATTATAACCATGTTCAGTCTGAACTGAATTTTAATTTCACAAAAGAATTACAAAAATACACCGAGCTGTATTTAATCGTTAACCAAATTGATAAGCACCAAACTAGTGAAATGAGCTTTGAGGATTTTCAACAATCAGTTCACGATTCGTTCGCAGCATGGGGAGTCGTACCAAAAGGCATTTTCTTTACATCGTTAAAAGATTTTGAATTTCCCGGTAATGATTTTGACCAAGTAAAAGACCTTGTTTCCTCAACGATGAAAGACTGGAAAGGTCATATGGGGTCAGCTTCTGAGTCAGCCTTGAGTCAGTTAAGAGACGAGCATATCAAGTTTTTAGAAGATGAAAAACAAGAATGTTTACAAGCATTTTCAAATGTTTTGGAACCAGAAGAATGGGAAATGCGCGAGGATTTAAAAAAAGAGAATGCGCTAGTATCACGCAGAATGTCAGTACAGGACTTTGAAAACTGGCAAACAAAGTTTGAGAAAAGTCGTAAAGAGCTACTTGAAAACTCGAATATTATGCCTTATGAATTACGTAATGCCTTAACAAGCTATTTAGAATCGGTTCAGCCGAATTTTAAAGTTGGTTTGCTATTTAGCGGTAAAAAGACAGAAGAAGAACGACAAAGACGACAACAAGAAGTGGACGAACGTCTGCAGACGACAGTATCTTCTCAAATTACCAATCACTTAAAAAAATTGATGAAATCGTCGTTAAAAGATGCAGGAATATTAACGGACGATGAATCGTTATCTATTGACGATATGACTTTCAACGTGCCGTTTTCTGTAGTCGAAGAGCAGATACCAACAGGTGCATCCGTGACTGGAGATGCCGTGTTAAATTTTGCTACTAGCATCTCAACAGGGGTTCAGCGCTGGTTCATCCGTGAAACAGATAGTTGGAAAAAACAACAAGAAGAAAAGTTTGAAGGTTTAACGGATGACGCAAATACAGAAATAGATATGAAAGCACAAGCTTTGTCACAAAAAATGCTGGCCATTCAAACGTTAGAGGAAATGGAAAGTAAAATCGATAAAGTGAAAAAATCCTATACTGCGATGTTGCCAAAACAAAAAACAGCAGCGGAGGAAAAAGTCGAGCAGTGGTTAAATGAATTTGAAGTTTCTATCGAGGAAATGACTGAATTTGATCCTGCAATGCTTGAAAAAGATGACCAACTACATGAAAAGCAAGAACAACAAACTCACTCTATGGAAGTGGCATCATTTGATGAAGTAGCTGTACTCGAGCGAGCCAATCGCACTGCAGACGTTATTACTCCGATCAAAGGATTTGCGGAAACGGCGGCTTATTTAAAACGCAAAGCAGGTCGTTTAGAAGGGCAAGAATTCACGATTGCGTTGTTTGGAGCATTTAGTGCGGGGAAATCGTCATTTTCGAATGCATTGATGGGGGAAACGGTATTACCTGTATCACCAAATCCGACAACTGCCACAATTAACCGAATTCGTCCAATTAGCGAGCAGCATCCACATGAAACAGCAGACGTTCGCTTAAAAACGCGCACACAAATGACAGAAGACGTTCAAAACTCTTTCCAAGCTTTAGGCGTGCAAGTCACTTCATTAGAAGATGCTTTTGACAAATCGTCAAAACTACCAGAAGATACGCCAACAGAGCAGCAAGTTCATAAATCATTTATCACTGCCTTTAACAAAGGATATCCAAATTTCAAAGACCGTTTAGGTGAAACCATCCGAACTAATCGTGAAGAATTTGGTTTATATGTGGCGAAAGAAGAAAAAAGTTGTTTTGTTGATGAAATCGATTTTTATTACGATTGCGAACTAACACGTAATGGCGTTACGCTTGTGGATACTCCAGGAGCGGATTCAATTAATGCGAGACATACGAATGTTGCTTTTGAGTATATTCGGAACGCGGATGCAATTCTATTTATCACATACTACAACCATGCTTTTGCACGTGCTGACCGAGAATTTTTGATTCAGCTTGGCCGAGTGAAAGACGCATTTGAAATGGATAAAATGTTCTTTGTCGTGAATGCCATCGACCTTGCTAATGACGAAGAAGAGAAGAATTCAGTCGTTACCTATGTAAAAGATGAACTGCAACGTTTTGGCATTCGTTTTCCACGTTTGTTCGGGGTGTCAAGTCTTCTAGCGCTTCGTGACCCAGAGCATTCGGGCATGCCACAATTCGAAGAAGCCTTCCAACATTTCTTGAAAGAAGAGCTAAAAGGAATGGCTGTTCAATCGCTGGCAGAAGAAGAGCAAAAAGCAGTCGACCGTTTCAGTAGCTTAATTGAACACACAGAAAAGAACTTGTTACGCAAAGACGAACGACTAGACGAGCTAAAACTACTAGAACAGCAATTGCGTAAACTTTTTGGCGCATCGATTGCCAAACTATTAGAGCGCGAAGCTCTTCAAGAATTGGATGAATTACTGTATTACGTTAACCAGCGCGTCTTTTATCGGTTTAATGACTTTTTTAAAGAAGCCTTTAACCCTTCAGTTTTTTCTAACAAATCAGCCCAACAAGCTTTGGATACGGCATTGCACGATTTAAATGAAATGACAGGGTTTGATTTCCAACAAGAATTGCGTGTTACAAATTTCCGACTTGCTCAATTTATTGAAAAGAAATTAGACTCGCGCTTTAAAGAAGACACAAGCAAATTAAAAGAGCAGAACTCGGATTTCTCGTTTACTCCTTATGAAGTACAAGAAGCAGGGACTGTCGAAATTTCAAAACCGTTTGTAAATGCCGATTATTCGTCAGTTAAATCGTATTATAAAAACAATAAGAGCTTTTTTGAGAAAAATGAAAAAGAAAAAATGCGTGACGCATTGCAAGAGCTGATGGAGCCTGACGCACTACGTTATTTAGAACATGAGAAAAAAGAATTGAGTAATTGGGCAACATTTTGGATTGAACAAGAAGCAGAAGGATTACGTCAACATATTCTACGGCAAGCTGTAGATCAGATTGATTCGGAGCGGACATTGCTGCAACAATCTGAGAAATTAGCACAATGGAAAGAGTTATATTCAAATTTGATGAACGGAAGGGTGTAG
- a CDS encoding ATP-dependent DNA helicase produces the protein MRQPLPFALSKDKTFFESLNDWIGDVFYDELPEKGYDLRDEQIFMSFQIEQALKEKSVLFAEAGVGTGKTMAYLLPAIAYARYTGKPALISCADETLIEQLVKKGGDVDRLNDLFDLNLDVRLAKSRDQYLCLQRLEGAKKRIDDDFVFDIEDSLPEFVNKTFSMQNTYPYGERSSYPEVTDEEWQQVNYHPIQNCNACELRNKCGQTIHRNHYRQATDLVICSHDFLMEHIWTKETRKREGQTPLLPEFSQIVLDEGHLLEFAAQRALTYEVQESTLQDVTESILSDGMREKTLNMIEQTIDLHNEFFRLLRIHTVKSDEDRKAITKDPELIKVGNLLVRHIDLMMEEFVFEGELFTIPEYELRLAEEYFEQYTFSMRLFVEEGDAVTWLEIKDEIETLVIMPRLVTDILDEKLFDGKIPITFSSATLSIQKDFTYLSDSLGIDKFQSFSVPSPFEYEDVMKIFKHPLEQDQKFERVYDLFSTGDQTLVLFTSKVDMDNFKKSLPLDHQYAIEFEGDRELSTVVKEFQQGKFQILCSYHLWEGLDLPGEALTKVIIVDLPFPPKDPVFDAKRKFSNNPLEEIDLPFMQLRIQQGIGRLIRTSKDHGEIHLLVNEEELRVEHLWETILPVPAKSF, from the coding sequence ATGAGACAACCACTACCATTCGCTTTATCAAAAGACAAAACTTTCTTTGAATCACTCAATGACTGGATTGGTGATGTATTTTACGACGAACTTCCTGAAAAAGGCTATGATCTTCGCGATGAACAAATTTTTATGTCTTTTCAAATTGAACAGGCGTTAAAAGAAAAATCGGTTTTGTTTGCTGAAGCAGGAGTTGGAACTGGAAAAACAATGGCCTATTTGTTACCAGCAATTGCATATGCTCGTTATACAGGAAAACCGGCTTTAATTTCATGTGCAGATGAAACTTTGATCGAGCAATTGGTCAAAAAGGGCGGCGACGTTGATCGGTTAAATGATTTATTTGATTTGAATTTAGATGTTCGACTGGCGAAATCACGTGATCAATATTTATGCCTTCAGCGCTTAGAGGGAGCAAAAAAACGCATTGATGATGATTTTGTATTTGATATAGAAGATAGTTTGCCGGAATTTGTCAACAAAACGTTTTCCATGCAAAATACGTACCCTTACGGAGAACGTTCAAGCTATCCGGAAGTTACAGATGAAGAATGGCAACAAGTTAATTATCATCCGATTCAAAACTGTAATGCTTGTGAATTGAGAAACAAATGTGGACAAACTATTCACCGTAATCATTACCGTCAAGCGACTGATTTGGTTATTTGTTCACATGATTTCCTTATGGAACATATATGGACAAAAGAAACACGTAAACGAGAAGGGCAAACGCCACTGCTTCCTGAATTCTCTCAAATTGTTTTAGATGAAGGTCATTTACTCGAGTTTGCTGCACAACGTGCGTTGACATACGAAGTGCAAGAAAGCACATTGCAAGATGTGACAGAAAGCATTCTTTCAGATGGCATGCGTGAAAAAACATTGAATATGATCGAGCAAACAATCGATCTACACAATGAATTTTTCCGCTTGCTTCGTATCCACACAGTCAAAAGTGATGAAGATCGTAAAGCCATCACAAAAGATCCAGAGTTGATTAAAGTCGGAAATTTGCTAGTGCGTCACATTGATTTGATGATGGAGGAGTTTGTTTTTGAAGGCGAACTTTTTACGATTCCTGAATACGAATTGAGATTGGCCGAAGAGTATTTCGAACAATACACATTTTCGATGCGTTTATTTGTAGAAGAAGGCGACGCGGTAACGTGGTTAGAAATTAAAGACGAAATTGAGACGCTAGTTATTATGCCGCGCCTAGTTACGGATATATTAGACGAAAAATTATTTGATGGCAAAATTCCAATCACTTTTTCTTCTGCTACTTTATCCATTCAAAAAGATTTCACATACTTATCAGATAGCCTTGGAATTGACAAATTCCAGTCGTTTTCTGTGCCATCGCCGTTTGAATACGAAGATGTAATGAAAATCTTTAAGCATCCTTTAGAACAAGATCAGAAATTTGAACGCGTCTACGATTTATTTAGTACGGGAGATCAGACGCTCGTATTGTTTACTTCAAAAGTAGATATGGACAATTTCAAAAAATCACTTCCGTTAGACCACCAATACGCGATTGAATTTGAAGGGGACCGCGAATTATCGACAGTCGTTAAAGAATTCCAGCAAGGGAAATTCCAAATTCTCTGCTCATATCACTTGTGGGAAGGGTTGGATTTACCGGGTGAAGCATTAACGAAAGTAATTATCGTTGATTTGCCATTCCCACCTAAAGATCCTGTTTTTGATGCGAAACGTAAATTCAGCAACAATCCATTAGAAGAAATTGACTTGCCTTTCATGCAGCTCCGCATACAACAAGGAATTGGTCGCTTGATTCGTACTTCAAAAGATCATGGAGAAATTCATTTATTGGTAAACGAAGAAGAGCTACGTGTTGAGCATCTATGGGAAACTATTTTACCGGTGCCTGCTAAAAGCTTTTAA
- a CDS encoding SDR family NAD(P)-dependent oxidoreductase, producing the protein MLKSFSLEGKTAIVTGAGRGIGKAIAIALAEAGANVMLVARTESDLQQTQQDINNNQTTYITADITKRSDIQAAIDKTVEHFGALDILVNNAGMNIRSSLTDANDAEWHQIMDTNAQSVFMFSQEAVKKMASGSSIINISSVGGDRALKTGVIYAASKAAIIQMTKVMAMEWGPKNIRVNAIGPWYFKTPLTEKILSDPEYLESIIAVTPMKRVGELPEVASPVVFLASDAASYITGQTLFVDGGMSIHGFS; encoded by the coding sequence ATGTTGAAGTCATTTAGTTTAGAAGGTAAGACGGCAATTGTTACAGGTGCCGGCAGGGGAATTGGCAAAGCGATTGCCATAGCACTTGCTGAAGCGGGAGCAAACGTTATGTTAGTAGCAAGGACTGAATCAGACTTGCAGCAAACACAGCAAGACATAAATAATAACCAGACTACATACATAACAGCAGACATTACAAAACGTAGTGACATTCAAGCAGCAATCGATAAAACAGTGGAACATTTTGGTGCGCTTGATATTTTAGTGAACAACGCAGGGATGAATATTCGGTCATCATTAACAGATGCTAATGATGCTGAATGGCATCAAATCATGGATACAAATGCACAAAGTGTTTTTATGTTTTCACAAGAAGCTGTGAAAAAAATGGCTAGCGGTAGTTCTATTATTAACATTAGCTCGGTTGGAGGCGATCGCGCATTAAAGACAGGTGTTATTTACGCGGCGTCTAAAGCGGCCATTATTCAAATGACCAAGGTCATGGCAATGGAATGGGGACCGAAAAACATTCGCGTGAATGCAATCGGACCTTGGTATTTTAAAACACCATTAACAGAAAAGATTTTAAGTGACCCTGAATATTTAGAGTCGATAATCGCGGTTACTCCGATGAAGCGTGTCGGAGAATTACCAGAAGTAGCTTCACCTGTCGTATTTTTAGCTTCAGATGCAGCAAGTTATATTACCGGACAAACACTTTTCGTCGACGGTGGCATGTCGATTCATGGGTTTTCGTGA
- the gpsB gene encoding cell division regulator GpsB — protein sequence MDNKFTSKDILEKDFKTAMRGYNQDEVDHFLDEVIQDYEAFTKRIEQLQNENQRLRSELENSPKKQATPAPGTTNFDILRRLSHLENHVFGNKLDNN from the coding sequence ATGGACAATAAATTTACATCTAAGGATATTCTAGAAAAAGATTTTAAAACAGCAATGCGCGGATACAATCAAGATGAGGTAGATCATTTCCTAGATGAAGTTATCCAGGATTATGAAGCTTTCACAAAACGAATTGAACAACTTCAAAATGAAAACCAACGATTACGTTCAGAGTTAGAAAACTCGCCGAAAAAACAAGCTACACCAGCACCTGGCACAACTAATTTTGATATTTTACGCCGGTTGTCACATTTAGAAAACCATGTGTTTGGCAATAAGTTAGACAACAACTAA